In Fictibacillus halophilus, a single genomic region encodes these proteins:
- a CDS encoding ABC transporter substrate-binding protein, giving the protein MKKSLLTLFALMLALSLALAGCSSGGDSSKGGDDGKVDPNNVMIYGRGGDSVALDPAVVTDGESFIVTEQIYEPLVNYGKDNTDIVPGLAKEWKISDDGLTYTFTLEEGVKFHDGEKFNADAVVKNFDRWAQSKDGEKFAYYGSMFGGFEGDEGHVIKDVKADGENKVVITLNKPQAPFLKNVAMSPFAIASPKSLDGDKLSKEPVGTGPFKFKSWKPNDTIVLEKNADYWVKDMPKLDGVTFKVIKDNSSRLNALTKGEIDLMDALNPSDMKKVSDNGKLQLFERPSMNVGYLGFNVEKAPFDKKEVRQAISHLIDKQAIIDNFYEGTAEPAKNPMPPSIAGYNDEIQDREYDEAKAKELLAKAGMEKGFEMDLWAMPVARPYMPNGQKVAEAIQAKLAKVNIKANIVTFEWGTYLEKVQKGEAPMFMLGWTGDNGDADNFLYTLLDKDTIDSNNYARYANEDVHKLLVEAQTTADEAKREELYKQAQVIIHEDAPWVPLVHSKPQLAGASKIKGFVPHPTGSQSFADVSFE; this is encoded by the coding sequence ATGAAGAAAAGTTTATTAACTTTATTTGCTTTAATGCTTGCTTTATCTCTAGCGTTGGCAGGGTGTTCATCAGGCGGGGATAGCAGCAAAGGTGGAGACGACGGCAAAGTCGATCCGAACAATGTCATGATCTACGGTCGTGGCGGTGACTCTGTTGCACTTGATCCAGCCGTTGTTACTGACGGTGAATCTTTCATCGTAACGGAACAAATCTATGAGCCACTTGTAAACTACGGAAAAGATAACACAGATATCGTTCCAGGTCTTGCAAAAGAATGGAAGATTTCTGATGATGGCTTGACGTATACATTCACACTTGAAGAAGGCGTTAAGTTCCACGATGGCGAGAAGTTCAACGCTGATGCAGTAGTAAAGAACTTCGACCGTTGGGCACAAAGTAAAGACGGCGAGAAATTCGCATACTACGGATCTATGTTTGGTGGATTTGAAGGTGACGAAGGGCACGTGATTAAAGATGTAAAAGCTGATGGTGAGAACAAAGTAGTTATTACGTTGAACAAGCCTCAAGCACCTTTCTTGAAGAACGTAGCGATGAGCCCATTCGCAATCGCAAGTCCTAAGTCATTAGACGGTGACAAGCTAAGCAAAGAGCCAGTTGGTACAGGCCCTTTCAAATTCAAGAGCTGGAAGCCAAACGATACGATCGTTCTTGAAAAGAACGCTGACTATTGGGTAAAAGATATGCCGAAACTTGATGGCGTAACGTTTAAAGTAATCAAAGACAACTCTTCTCGTCTAAACGCATTAACGAAAGGCGAGATCGACTTAATGGATGCTCTTAATCCATCTGATATGAAAAAAGTTTCAGACAATGGAAAGCTTCAATTGTTCGAACGTCCTTCAATGAACGTTGGTTACCTAGGATTTAACGTCGAAAAGGCGCCATTTGATAAAAAAGAAGTTCGTCAGGCGATCAGCCACTTGATCGACAAGCAAGCGATCATTGACAACTTCTATGAAGGAACAGCTGAGCCGGCTAAAAACCCAATGCCTCCTTCAATCGCTGGATACAACGATGAGATTCAAGATCGTGAATATGACGAAGCAAAAGCAAAAGAACTTTTAGCTAAAGCAGGTATGGAAAAAGGATTTGAAATGGATCTTTGGGCAATGCCTGTAGCACGTCCATACATGCCAAACGGTCAAAAAGTAGCTGAAGCGATTCAAGCGAAACTTGCAAAAGTGAATATTAAAGCGAACATCGTTACATTTGAGTGGGGTACTTACCTTGAGAAAGTTCAAAAAGGTGAAGCGCCAATGTTCATGTTAGGTTGGACGGGTGACAATGGAGATGCGGATAACTTCCTTTATACGCTTCTTGACAAAGACACGATCGACTCTAACAACTACGCTCGTTATGCGAACGAAGATGTTCATAAGCTTTTAGTTGAAGCTCAAACAACGGCTGACGAAGCGAAACGTGAAGAGCTTTACAAACAAGCACAAGTTATCATCCATGAAGATGCTCCATGGGTACCTCTTGTTCACTCTAAGCCTCAACTAGCTGGAGCAAGCAAGATTAAAGGATTCGTTCCACATCCTACAGGTTCTCAATCTTTCGCGGACGTATCTTTCGAATAA
- a CDS encoding ABC transporter ATP-binding protein, which produces MSQTQPLVKVENLKMHFPIKGGILSKTVGEVKAVDGISFYIKKGETLGLVGESGCGKSTTGRMLLRLLEPTEGKIYFEGEDITKLSSSEMRKKRREMQMVFQDPFASLNPRHTVEKILEEPLIVHGVKDKAERKRRVKELLEVVGLSSWHAKRYPHQFSGGQRQRIGIARALAVNPKLIIADEPVSALDVSIQSQVLNLLQDLQKEFDLTYLFIAHDLGVVRHISDRVGVMYLGHIVELADSEKLYDDPKHPYTQALLSAVPIPDVEHRKDRVILQGDVPSPSNPPAGCPFHTRCPAAMDHCGTVKPVLKEVAEGHYAACHLYE; this is translated from the coding sequence ATGAGTCAGACACAGCCATTAGTTAAAGTTGAAAATTTAAAGATGCACTTTCCGATTAAAGGCGGAATATTGAGCAAGACCGTTGGCGAAGTAAAGGCAGTCGACGGAATCTCTTTTTACATAAAAAAAGGAGAAACACTCGGCCTCGTAGGAGAGAGCGGGTGCGGAAAGTCCACGACAGGACGCATGCTCCTAAGACTTTTAGAACCTACTGAAGGAAAGATCTACTTTGAAGGCGAGGATATAACGAAATTATCTTCGAGTGAGATGAGAAAGAAACGCCGCGAGATGCAGATGGTGTTTCAAGATCCCTTTGCTTCACTCAACCCGCGTCATACAGTTGAGAAGATTTTAGAAGAGCCATTGATCGTTCATGGTGTAAAAGATAAAGCTGAACGCAAGAGACGAGTAAAAGAACTGCTTGAAGTTGTAGGACTCTCAAGCTGGCACGCGAAGCGATATCCTCATCAATTTTCAGGAGGACAAAGACAGCGTATCGGAATTGCACGTGCACTTGCCGTGAATCCGAAGCTTATTATCGCGGACGAGCCGGTATCTGCACTTGATGTTTCCATTCAATCTCAAGTACTGAACCTTTTACAAGATCTTCAAAAAGAGTTCGACCTCACGTATTTGTTTATCGCGCATGATCTTGGTGTAGTCCGCCATATCAGTGACCGAGTGGGAGTTATGTATTTGGGTCATATCGTAGAGCTTGCTGATAGTGAAAAGCTTTATGATGATCCGAAACATCCATATACACAAGCTCTTTTATCAGCCGTTCCTATACCAGATGTGGAGCATCGAAAGGACCGCGTCATCCTGCAAGGAGATGTGCCAAGTCCATCAAATCCGCCTGCTGGTTGTCCTTTCCATACACGTTGCCCTGCAGCGATGGATCATTGTGGGACCGTAAAGCCTGTTTTAAAAGAAGTTGCTGAAGGCCACTACGCTGCCTGCCACCTTTACGAGTAA
- a CDS encoding ABC transporter ATP-binding protein, whose translation MGNPVLEVKNLRTSFLTDDGAIPAVDGVDFHVNPGEVLGIVGESGCGKSVTSLSVMGLVPTPPGKIEGEILFKGENLASAPEKRMRQIRGNEIGMIFQEPMTSLNPVITIGEQLIESLRIHRKWSKKEAMGKAIEMLKLVGLARAEELVKEYPHQLSGGMRQRVMIAMAMICDPKLLIADEPTTALDVTIQAQILDLMKRLNKETDTAIMMITHDLGVVAEMCERVVVMYAGKVVEEGEVKTIFQNPKHPYTVGLIKSVPDMREKVGRLYSIPGNVPKPGSITSGCSFAPRCEHAGTRCISETPHLKTQEGSHQVRCWLYEDGKGVNLHESDTAIS comes from the coding sequence ATGGGAAATCCAGTTCTAGAAGTGAAGAACTTAAGAACTTCTTTCCTTACAGACGATGGCGCAATCCCTGCTGTGGACGGAGTTGATTTCCACGTTAATCCTGGCGAAGTGTTAGGAATCGTAGGAGAATCGGGCTGCGGTAAAAGTGTGACGTCACTATCCGTAATGGGACTAGTACCCACCCCGCCTGGGAAGATTGAAGGAGAGATTCTCTTCAAAGGTGAAAATCTTGCTTCAGCACCAGAAAAAAGGATGCGGCAAATTAGAGGCAATGAAATCGGAATGATTTTTCAGGAGCCGATGACAAGCTTGAACCCGGTAATCACGATCGGGGAGCAGCTTATTGAATCACTGCGCATACATAGAAAATGGTCCAAAAAAGAAGCGATGGGTAAAGCCATTGAGATGCTTAAGCTAGTGGGACTTGCACGAGCAGAAGAGCTTGTAAAAGAATATCCTCATCAATTATCAGGAGGTATGCGTCAGCGTGTCATGATCGCCATGGCCATGATCTGTGACCCTAAACTTCTGATAGCGGACGAGCCTACTACCGCTTTGGATGTTACGATTCAAGCTCAAATTTTAGACTTGATGAAACGATTAAACAAAGAAACAGATACCGCCATCATGATGATTACCCACGATCTTGGTGTAGTTGCAGAGATGTGTGAGCGTGTCGTCGTTATGTACGCTGGAAAAGTGGTCGAAGAAGGTGAAGTGAAAACCATCTTCCAAAATCCGAAGCACCCTTATACGGTTGGGTTGATTAAATCGGTCCCAGACATGAGGGAGAAGGTTGGCCGTTTGTACTCCATTCCAGGAAACGTACCGAAACCCGGTTCGATCACCTCGGGTTGTTCGTTCGCACCGCGTTGTGAGCATGCAGGAACAAGGTGTATATCCGAAACTCCTCATCTTAAAACTCAAGAAGGCAGTCATCAAGTCAGATGCTGGCTTTACGAGGACGGGAAAGGAGTGAATCTGCATGAGTCAGACACAGCCATTAGTTAA